From the Oscillospiraceae bacterium genome, one window contains:
- the rplU gene encoding 50S ribosomal protein L21, with protein MYAIIETGGKQYRVTEGDEIFVEKLGKYDGEQVTFDKVLVVEGDKLITGTPFVSGAAVVGTVIKSGKAKKITVFTYKAKKNVHRKLGHRQPYTKVKIESITL; from the coding sequence ATGTACGCAATCATCGAAACCGGCGGTAAACAATACCGCGTCACCGAGGGCGACGAAATCTTCGTCGAAAAGCTCGGAAAATACGACGGCGAACAAGTCACGTTCGACAAAGTTCTGGTCGTCGAAGGAGATAAGCTGATCACCGGCACACCGTTTGTGAGCGGCGCCGCAGTCGTCGGAACCGTCATCAAATCCGGTAAAGCCAAAAAGATCACCGTTTTCACCTACAAAGCCAAGAAAAACGTGCATCGCAAACTCGGTCACCGTCAGCCCTACACAAAGGTCAAGATCGAATCGATCACGCTCTGA
- the obgE gene encoding GTPase ObgE, producing MFIDTAKVLLKAGNGGNGAVTFHREKYIANGGPDGGDGGKGGDILLCGNTHLTTLADFRYKRKYAAPDGAKGDGGCRAGRKGEDIVIALPIGTVIKDAETGRIIADISSEKPVIIAKGGSGGAGNRHFATATRQCPRFAKAGAPGEEREVLFELKLLADVGLVGFPNAGKSTLISAISNARPEIADYPFTTLRPNLGVVYGDSENSFVMADIPGIIEGAAEGVGLGHEFLRHIERCRLLLQVVDVASTEGRDPKSDFDVICSELERYSPLLASLPRIVAANKTDSAIEEMVDDFCTYVRGRGFEVFPISAVTGVGLKELKYYIFKALPTLPAIKVYEPEPEPELKIENDRPFTVTNNEGVFIIEAPWLIRILNSVNMDDYESLQYFQRVLRQSGIIAELERQGVNEGDTVSIYDFEFEYVR from the coding sequence ATGTTTATCGACACCGCAAAAGTTTTATTAAAAGCCGGAAACGGCGGCAACGGAGCTGTCACTTTCCACCGCGAAAAGTATATCGCCAACGGGGGACCCGACGGCGGTGACGGCGGAAAGGGCGGCGACATCCTGCTATGCGGAAATACCCATCTGACCACGTTGGCCGATTTCCGTTATAAGCGCAAATATGCCGCGCCCGACGGCGCTAAGGGTGACGGCGGCTGCAGAGCCGGACGAAAAGGTGAGGACATCGTCATCGCACTGCCCATCGGCACCGTCATCAAAGACGCCGAAACCGGCCGTATCATCGCCGATATCTCCTCCGAAAAACCCGTTATCATCGCCAAAGGTGGAAGCGGCGGTGCCGGTAACCGGCATTTTGCCACTGCAACCCGTCAATGCCCGCGCTTTGCCAAAGCAGGTGCCCCCGGCGAAGAGCGCGAGGTGTTATTTGAGTTAAAACTGCTGGCTGACGTCGGTTTGGTCGGCTTTCCGAACGCAGGCAAATCCACGTTGATCTCTGCGATAAGCAACGCACGCCCCGAAATTGCCGATTATCCGTTCACGACACTGCGCCCCAATCTCGGCGTGGTTTACGGAGACAGTGAGAATTCCTTCGTCATGGCGGATATCCCCGGCATTATCGAAGGAGCAGCCGAGGGCGTCGGATTGGGTCATGAGTTTTTACGCCACATCGAGCGCTGCCGCCTGCTGCTGCAAGTCGTAGACGTCGCCTCGACCGAAGGGCGTGACCCCAAGTCTGATTTCGATGTTATCTGCTCCGAACTGGAACGTTACAGCCCACTGCTGGCTTCTCTTCCCCGCATCGTCGCGGCCAATAAGACCGACAGCGCCATTGAGGAAATGGTCGACGATTTCTGCACCTATGTTCGCGGCAGGGGTTTCGAGGTCTTCCCGATCTCTGCAGTCACGGGCGTGGGACTTAAAGAATTGAAATATTATATCTTCAAAGCCCTGCCCACACTTCCGGCCATCAAAGTCTATGAACCCGAACCGGAGCCGGAACTTAAAATCGAAAACGACCGCCCGTTTACAGTTACGAATAACGAAGGTGTCTTCATCATTGAAGCGCCGTGGTTGATCCGGATCTTGAATTCCGTCAACATGGACGACTACGAATCGTTGCAATATTTTCAACGCGTGCTGCGTCAGAGCGGCATCATTGCCGAACTGGAACGCCAGGGCGTCAACGAGGGGGACACGGTGAGCATCTATGACTTTGAATTCGAGTATGTCCGATAA
- the rpmA gene encoding 50S ribosomal protein L27 gives MIKLGLQFFAHKKGMGSTKNGRDSESKRLGLKRADGQQVLAGNILVRQRGTHFHPGENVGMGSDNTLFAKADGKMKFERLDRNRKKISVITE, from the coding sequence ATGATTAAACTCGGTCTTCAGTTCTTCGCTCATAAAAAAGGAATGGGCTCGACTAAGAACGGACGCGACTCCGAGTCCAAGCGCCTCGGCCTCAAGCGGGCAGACGGTCAGCAGGTTCTCGCGGGCAATATTCTGGTCCGTCAACGCGGAACCCATTTCCATCCCGGCGAGAATGTCGGCATGGGCAGCGATAACACATTGTTTGCCAAAGCCGACGGTAAGATGAAATTCGAACGTCTCGACCGCAACCGCAAAAAGATCAGTGTCATCACCGAATGA
- a CDS encoding ribosomal-processing cysteine protease Prp, translating into MIKATFFYRAKTSVGFEVSGHSGTAESGKDIVCAAVTSAVMMAANTITESFGIKATVTVGENTVSIHGCKDPNGHKVIGALKDHLAAIQSDYPDAIRIITETEE; encoded by the coding sequence ATGATCAAAGCCACCTTCTTTTACCGCGCAAAAACGTCGGTCGGATTCGAGGTCAGCGGACACAGCGGAACAGCGGAGTCCGGAAAAGACATCGTCTGCGCAGCGGTCACGTCTGCGGTCATGATGGCCGCCAACACGATCACCGAATCATTCGGCATAAAGGCAACGGTAACAGTCGGCGAAAACACGGTCTCCATCCACGGATGCAAAGACCCCAACGGGCATAAGGTCATCGGCGCACTCAAAGACCATTTGGCTGCGATTCAGTCCGATTACCCGGATGCAATCAGGATAATTACCGAAACGGAGGAATAA